The following proteins are encoded in a genomic region of Oceanisphaera profunda:
- a CDS encoding restriction endonuclease, translating to MIDILLGLGDKLEAFKNNPQRFIQLASEVFRKQMRLAIVDGISYHRIGDNDYYAQELFQEAELTGYLKDMVVANKSVYDYIICDSDVEFEFAEKLEQASEVKLYAKLPAWFKIDTHLGSYNPDWAVLIGKDDGMGDHLYFVVETKSSIFSDDLRASEQAKINCGIEHFKALAKDEKGNAINNPAKFVKADKFDTFANSFID from the coding sequence GTGATCGATATTCTGCTGGGCTTGGGTGACAAACTGGAAGCCTTCAAGAATAACCCACAGCGGTTTATTCAACTGGCCAGTGAAGTGTTCCGTAAGCAGATGCGCTTGGCCATTGTGGATGGAATCAGTTATCACCGTATCGGTGATAATGATTATTATGCACAGGAGCTGTTCCAGGAAGCTGAATTGACTGGTTACTTAAAGGACATGGTAGTTGCTAACAAGTCGGTTTACGACTACATCATCTGTGACTCAGATGTAGAATTTGAGTTTGCTGAAAAGCTGGAGCAAGCCTCTGAGGTTAAGCTTTACGCCAAGCTACCTGCGTGGTTCAAGATTGACACTCATCTGGGTAGCTACAATCCTGACTGGGCTGTATTGATTGGTAAAGACGATGGCATGGGCGACCACCTTTACTTTGTGGTGGAAACTAAATCCAGTATCTTTTCTGACGATCTAAGAGCCTCGGAGCAAGCCAAGATAAACTGTGGCATTGAACACTTTAAAGCATTGGCAAAAGATGAAAAAGGTAATGCCATTAATAATCCAGCCAAGTTTGTCAAAGCAGATAAGTTTGATACGTTCGCCAATAGTTTTATTGACTAG
- a CDS encoding phospholipase D-like domain-containing protein, with translation MLIDNVTTKVTDILADSIEQGDKLSVMTGLFSIYAFNHLKASLGKVESARLLFSQAKGFDLVADDANNSPFGSLNGGKLETKFRNQLNQKAIAQEFANWLEEKAAVRLVEQAGAVHQHVTHLEQNATAIQGAQFNGQGLGLTQTSGFDMISLAKAEQALQ, from the coding sequence ATGCTGATTGATAATGTAACAACCAAAGTCACTGATATTCTGGCCGACTCGATAGAGCAAGGTGACAAGCTGTCAGTGATGACAGGACTTTTCTCCATATATGCCTTTAACCATCTGAAAGCCTCGCTGGGCAAGGTGGAGTCCGCCCGTTTACTATTCTCGCAAGCCAAAGGTTTTGACCTAGTAGCCGATGATGCTAACAACTCACCTTTTGGCAGCTTGAATGGTGGCAAACTGGAAACCAAATTTCGCAACCAGCTAAACCAGAAAGCCATTGCCCAAGAGTTCGCCAACTGGTTGGAAGAGAAAGCGGCGGTGCGCTTGGTTGAACAAGCTGGCGCAGTTCACCAGCACGTTACTCATCTGGAACAAAATGCGACCGCTATTCAGGGCGCTCAGTTCAATGGACAAGGGCTTGGCCTTACTCAAACCAGTGGCTTTGACATGATCAGCCTGGCCAAGGCAGAGCAGGCTCTACAATAA
- a CDS encoding UvrD-helicase domain-containing protein: MNNAIANVTLIKAGAGAGKTYRIQQALAEWVTTNKVQANRILAVTFTNAAASEMRQRIKLALLQAGQTEQATQLQQAVITTIHSFGLDILQRFAFEQGLSPAPRQLSDSEQQYLLAHILSQLDSVVTLVDNADRFGYRETIGGKEYKDKHQAIQEEILKVINTLRSIGKDDPQTQVSVLAEAQEKLTALYGEASSAERLNTNLKIAIENGRNNLPEKNVLSELWGRGNQPFVEALFGIDVADIGKNWSHWVTLQTLGAPTKVYGTRNKPGDSDHITLVEAVMAAAQQLPRHPGPLQDALENLQNVITSAMAAIGKYQAAKRSAGLVDYTDMVGLAHQIMHNDSWLQELAGQFDCLIIDEFQDTNPLQYALLDKLHQQDVPVLIVGDLKQAIMGFQGADRRLFAGLLEQHKNTEGAVQELDKNWRSTEGLMQFINAIGTVLYGADYTPLTPQIKVTSGLTPVRILHFDRADWLAQPHAKSTKPVYTREGYQLLANEIVVLLQPDENGQTTQVIDKHSGQQRPIQPSDIAVLAKNKSKLKAFAKVLREQGINIQMQEEGFLECPLVCLLLDALQALNNRNDQFAWAALATSPILAENPVQALQDLLQSALANQQNANLPPWGKSFSHALKTDLPAVCKGVTKQPLAVQLQAIAQALNLLDVIKVFKDYEQYRANLLKLQQLASQFEQQDEQALLAMGIVGKNAATFAAWLQAMGSDSEADVNKQPLANPISTNAVVLTTWHSSKGLEWPVVMVLQAEDVPETRLPSIAVEYQPSDSSEESSAEHLLANSSLQILPSFTDKTSKQKMLAARQADTDLTANNLYYVALTRAREQLIIPVLEEEEKKDDKTGRMYQSILPVVHQLLQAKPEGIVSREKMEAEQNGVKQFALQTSSTNRCLSLQAAPVVKPLKHSVTPSKHHARTAALAANDEVQTRASDPALQGTANFNEGEQQQLQQEQHFARQQASEEQAEHEQQQLEQAQEYQQEQQALVDTVAQPGSVQQHRYQPACDLDALGYQGPANELGTWMHRLYQVYLLQPALLTRAMEMPPCNIKDPSQQQELQQHLQGFRTALETLCGGIETLRSEVPITGLNSKGQVISGVIDLLVEDRQGNCWIVDHKTDKEAVSKGYWEQLQTYRRILQKNRNVAGCVLNWTRHGEMSVWRGSGH, translated from the coding sequence ATGAATAACGCCATTGCCAACGTAACCCTGATTAAAGCCGGTGCCGGTGCGGGAAAAACCTACCGCATTCAACAAGCACTGGCGGAATGGGTAACAACCAACAAGGTACAGGCCAACCGTATTCTGGCGGTAACTTTTACTAATGCTGCCGCCAGTGAAATGCGCCAGCGCATTAAATTAGCATTGCTGCAAGCCGGGCAAACGGAACAAGCCACACAACTGCAACAGGCAGTAATTACCACCATTCACTCGTTCGGGTTGGATATTCTGCAACGCTTCGCCTTTGAACAAGGCTTATCGCCCGCGCCTCGCCAGCTCAGCGACAGCGAACAACAGTACCTGCTGGCTCATATACTCAGCCAGCTGGACAGTGTGGTCACTTTAGTGGATAACGCAGACCGCTTTGGCTACCGCGAAACTATAGGTGGTAAAGAATACAAGGATAAACACCAGGCGATTCAGGAAGAAATCCTGAAGGTAATTAACACCCTGCGCTCCATCGGCAAAGACGATCCGCAAACCCAAGTCAGTGTGCTGGCAGAAGCGCAAGAAAAATTGACAGCCCTTTATGGCGAAGCCAGCAGTGCCGAAAGGCTGAACACTAACCTGAAAATCGCCATTGAAAACGGGCGCAATAACTTGCCAGAAAAAAATGTTCTGAGTGAGCTGTGGGGAAGAGGCAACCAGCCTTTTGTTGAAGCATTATTCGGCATTGATGTGGCCGATATTGGTAAAAACTGGTCGCATTGGGTCACTTTGCAAACATTGGGTGCGCCTACAAAAGTTTACGGCACTAGGAACAAGCCCGGCGATTCAGATCATATTACGTTGGTCGAAGCGGTCATGGCTGCGGCTCAACAACTGCCTCGTCACCCCGGCCCACTGCAGGACGCCCTGGAAAATCTGCAAAATGTAATTACCAGCGCCATGGCTGCGATTGGCAAGTACCAAGCTGCCAAACGCAGCGCAGGGCTGGTGGATTACACCGACATGGTCGGGCTGGCGCACCAGATTATGCACAATGATTCCTGGCTGCAAGAACTGGCTGGGCAGTTCGATTGCCTGATTATTGACGAATTTCAGGACACCAACCCCCTGCAATACGCCCTGTTAGATAAGCTGCACCAACAAGATGTGCCAGTATTGATCGTGGGCGATTTAAAACAAGCTATTATGGGCTTTCAGGGGGCCGACAGACGCCTGTTTGCCGGCTTGTTAGAGCAGCATAAAAATACCGAAGGGGCCGTTCAGGAACTGGATAAAAACTGGCGCAGCACCGAAGGCTTAATGCAGTTTATTAACGCCATTGGCACAGTTCTGTACGGCGCAGACTACACCCCATTAACCCCGCAGATTAAAGTGACATCCGGCCTTACTCCGGTGCGTATTCTGCATTTTGATCGTGCTGATTGGCTGGCCCAGCCTCATGCTAAAAGTACAAAACCGGTTTATACACGCGAAGGATACCAACTGCTGGCCAATGAAATTGTGGTGCTGCTGCAACCGGATGAAAACGGCCAAACCACTCAGGTCATCGACAAGCACAGTGGCCAACAGCGGCCTATTCAGCCGTCTGACATTGCCGTGCTGGCCAAAAATAAATCGAAACTCAAAGCCTTTGCCAAGGTACTGCGCGAGCAGGGCATTAACATACAAATGCAGGAAGAAGGCTTTTTAGAATGTCCATTGGTCTGTCTGCTGCTGGATGCCCTTCAAGCCCTGAACAACCGTAACGATCAGTTCGCCTGGGCGGCACTGGCAACCTCGCCTATACTGGCTGAGAACCCCGTACAAGCGCTACAAGATTTGCTGCAATCGGCACTGGCAAACCAGCAAAATGCCAACCTGCCACCTTGGGGAAAATCCTTCAGCCACGCGCTTAAAACTGACTTACCTGCCGTCTGCAAAGGCGTAACCAAACAACCGCTGGCGGTACAGTTGCAAGCCATTGCACAGGCTCTCAACCTGCTAGACGTAATTAAAGTATTCAAAGATTACGAACAATACCGAGCCAATCTGCTTAAGCTACAACAACTGGCTAGCCAGTTTGAACAGCAAGACGAGCAAGCTCTGCTCGCTATGGGCATTGTGGGTAAAAACGCAGCTACCTTTGCCGCCTGGCTGCAAGCTATGGGCAGTGATAGCGAAGCCGACGTCAACAAGCAACCGTTGGCTAACCCGATTTCTACCAACGCCGTGGTACTAACCACCTGGCACAGTTCCAAAGGGCTGGAATGGCCGGTGGTGATGGTATTGCAGGCCGAAGACGTACCTGAAACCCGTCTGCCCAGCATTGCCGTTGAATACCAACCAAGCGACAGTTCAGAAGAAAGCAGCGCTGAACACCTGCTGGCCAACAGCAGCCTGCAAATTCTGCCCAGCTTTACCGACAAAACTAGCAAACAAAAAATGCTGGCCGCACGACAAGCCGATACCGATCTGACCGCCAATAACCTGTACTACGTTGCTCTTACCCGCGCTCGTGAACAACTGATTATTCCGGTGCTGGAAGAAGAGGAAAAAAAAGACGATAAGACCGGCCGTATGTACCAAAGCATATTGCCCGTGGTGCATCAGCTGTTACAGGCCAAGCCGGAGGGCATTGTCTCGCGGGAAAAAATGGAAGCCGAACAAAACGGCGTAAAGCAGTTTGCTCTGCAAACCTCCAGCACTAACCGCTGCCTTAGCCTACAAGCCGCTCCAGTAGTTAAACCGCTGAAACACAGCGTAACCCCCTCTAAACACCATGCCCGTACGGCCGCGCTGGCGGCAAACGATGAAGTACAAACCAGAGCATCAGACCCGGCGCTGCAAGGCACTGCCAATTTTAACGAAGGTGAACAGCAACAGCTTCAGCAAGAGCAGCACTTCGCCCGACAGCAGGCCAGCGAGGAACAAGCAGAACACGAGCAGCAACAGCTGGAACAAGCGCAGGAATACCAGCAAGAACAACAGGCCCTGGTCGATACCGTCGCCCAGCCTGGCAGCGTGCAACAACACCGCTACCAGCCGGCATGCGACCTGGACGCCTTAGGTTACCAGGGCCCGGCCAACGAACTCGGTACCTGGATGCACCGGCTGTATCAAGTTTATCTGCTACAGCCGGCCTTGCTGACACGAGCCATGGAAATGCCACCCTGCAATATAAAAGACCCCAGCCAGCAACAAGAGCTGCAACAACACCTGCAAGGATTCCGTACCGCCCTGGAAACCCTGTGTGGCGGCATTGAAACCCTGCGCAGCGAAGTACCTATAACCGGCCTGAACAGCAAAGGTCAGGTAATTAGTGGCGTAATCGACCTGCTGGTGGAAGACAGGCAGGGAAACTGTTGGATTGTGGACCACAAAACCGACAAAGAAGCTGTATCCAAGGGCTATTGGGAACAGCTGCAAACCTACCGGCGGATACTGCAAAAAAACCGTAACGTAGCAGGGTGCGTGCTGAACTGGACGCGGCATGGGGAAATGAGTGTATGGCGGGGGAGTGGACATTAG
- a CDS encoding PD-(D/E)XK nuclease family protein, with product MDFILVSDALFASEARYALAQHNTVGTRVGSFQVLLETLAELWVLLPPDEQAINDPWQDLVQEQALAMADAFWGNSIKADERGTLQAITASLQFVLNHCPLGSTLQPICNKNGGILTRQQRYYNDLVRLQQAIGQRPTQQQMAEQWLAESDNAALESLYLYPLYQPGAFTEQDLQPWQRSVIEKLREKGWLQLDSGRYTQQLAALNNIDIQQVTAINELVQTLFSQPTQPLSNPADSIQWFTCRDAAEEAEATAVMVQQAINSGTATDQIAVVVPRGTDHSQWLGHYLQRAGITASNLRPAANQIDWQTALLQNLLAHRACPDVRMAMQCVFINPLMPWSAVTGYRLAKKYAGYEVLEQEPESRQAFINLLLQQPDETAADLMQWLQSISGQLNHRGVIGLGKKRLQQLLEQTRRLLDVYKDLSFADQLQNLLRHLSVGSIALNGERPRYLNSVLVLEEGEPLPITVQRLYVLGFNNGHYQYLPAYTGALNRQQWDDLTLAHLPTQGAEQLRWQQGFRHLLSSVSINLVFMRSMADADGNRLEASETLIDMALCYCPADKLTPESLEQPLAEAADIWHAIKPSRSAELQLSDTLHLGHSLLGMFQHRDGSERSESPSSLEKMMLSPLAWLFNRLHIEPEQWEAAGQSPKLAGIIAHQVFEDYRQHQHEAWNETKAAQWFEKAISQHAPFLHGPQFALPKQQLRNDVLKALQALQQWLQHEGWEITATEQELSGTIQKLSNISVKGKADAVLNNEKGDVLILDYKNSKYKNRLKQLTEGYELQTRLYRELYQHQQQAGGMIHSAYYTLKDQTLVAGVAINRCELVNTINPGDMGLAEQSEKAEERLQSVLQQLQNGIIVLNKATDKRAWEKRGLSTYTLKDNRLVQRFTLVDINNNEADA from the coding sequence ATGGATTTTATACTAGTATCCGATGCCCTATTCGCCAGCGAAGCGCGTTACGCTTTGGCTCAACACAATACCGTTGGCACCCGCGTCGGCAGTTTTCAGGTATTGCTGGAAACTCTGGCTGAGCTCTGGGTATTACTCCCGCCCGACGAGCAAGCCATTAACGATCCTTGGCAGGACTTAGTACAGGAACAAGCGCTGGCCATGGCCGATGCATTCTGGGGCAACAGTATAAAAGCGGATGAGCGCGGTACTCTGCAAGCTATCACCGCTAGCTTGCAATTCGTGCTCAACCATTGTCCGCTGGGCAGCACTTTGCAACCCATCTGCAATAAGAATGGTGGCATCCTTACCCGCCAGCAGCGCTATTACAACGATTTAGTGCGCCTGCAGCAGGCAATTGGCCAGCGCCCCACGCAGCAACAAATGGCCGAACAATGGCTGGCCGAAAGCGATAATGCAGCGTTGGAATCCCTGTACCTGTACCCACTGTATCAACCGGGTGCGTTTACCGAACAAGACCTGCAGCCCTGGCAGCGTAGCGTTATTGAAAAACTGCGCGAAAAAGGCTGGCTGCAACTCGATTCCGGTCGTTATACCCAACAACTGGCAGCACTGAACAACATCGATATCCAACAGGTAACAGCCATTAACGAACTGGTCCAAACCCTGTTCAGCCAGCCCACACAACCGCTGTCCAACCCAGCCGACAGCATTCAATGGTTTACCTGCCGCGATGCCGCCGAAGAAGCTGAAGCTACCGCCGTAATGGTGCAGCAAGCCATCAACAGCGGCACGGCGACCGATCAGATTGCCGTGGTAGTACCGCGCGGCACCGACCACAGCCAATGGCTGGGCCATTACCTGCAACGCGCCGGCATTACAGCCAGCAACCTGCGCCCAGCGGCCAACCAGATCGACTGGCAAACAGCTTTGCTACAAAACTTGCTGGCGCACCGCGCCTGTCCCGATGTGCGCATGGCCATGCAATGCGTCTTTATTAACCCGCTGATGCCCTGGTCGGCGGTAACCGGCTACCGCCTGGCAAAAAAATACGCAGGCTACGAAGTGCTGGAACAAGAACCTGAATCCCGTCAGGCTTTTATCAACCTGTTACTGCAACAACCGGACGAAACTGCCGCCGATCTTATGCAATGGCTGCAGAGCATCAGCGGACAGCTGAACCATCGCGGTGTGATCGGGCTGGGCAAAAAACGTCTGCAGCAACTGCTGGAACAAACCCGGCGGCTGTTGGATGTGTATAAAGACCTCTCCTTTGCCGACCAGCTGCAAAACCTATTGCGACATCTGAGCGTGGGTAGCATTGCACTCAACGGCGAACGCCCCCGCTACCTGAATTCCGTACTGGTACTGGAGGAGGGAGAACCTCTGCCCATTACCGTACAGCGGCTGTATGTGCTGGGTTTTAACAACGGACACTATCAATATCTGCCGGCTTACACTGGCGCGCTAAATCGTCAGCAATGGGATGACTTAACACTGGCGCACCTGCCCACGCAAGGTGCGGAGCAACTGCGCTGGCAGCAAGGGTTTCGCCATCTGCTGAGCAGTGTCAGCATCAACTTGGTGTTTATGCGCTCGATGGCCGATGCCGACGGCAACCGGCTGGAGGCCAGCGAAACGCTGATCGACATGGCCCTGTGCTACTGCCCGGCCGATAAATTGACACCGGAAAGTCTGGAACAGCCGCTGGCGGAAGCCGCAGACATCTGGCACGCCATTAAGCCAAGCCGCAGTGCCGAACTGCAGCTGAGCGATACCCTTCATCTAGGGCATTCGTTGCTGGGAATGTTCCAACACCGTGATGGTAGTGAACGCTCGGAATCCCCCAGCAGTTTGGAAAAAATGATGCTGTCGCCACTGGCTTGGTTGTTCAACCGCCTGCACATAGAGCCGGAACAGTGGGAAGCCGCCGGCCAAAGCCCCAAATTGGCTGGCATTATTGCCCACCAGGTGTTTGAAGATTATCGCCAACACCAGCATGAAGCATGGAACGAAACCAAAGCAGCGCAATGGTTTGAAAAGGCCATAAGCCAACACGCACCGTTTTTGCATGGACCGCAATTTGCACTGCCAAAGCAACAACTGCGTAATGACGTATTAAAAGCCCTGCAAGCGCTGCAACAATGGCTGCAACATGAAGGCTGGGAGATTACCGCTACCGAGCAGGAATTGAGCGGTACCATACAAAAACTGAGCAATATTTCGGTAAAAGGTAAAGCCGATGCTGTACTTAACAATGAGAAAGGCGACGTACTGATACTGGATTACAAAAACTCCAAATACAAAAACCGCCTGAAGCAGCTTACAGAAGGCTACGAACTACAAACTCGCCTGTACCGAGAGTTGTACCAACATCAGCAACAGGCTGGCGGCATGATTCACAGCGCCTATTACACCTTAAAAGACCAGACGCTGGTGGCCGGTGTGGCAATCAACCGTTGTGAGCTGGTAAACACCATAAACCCCGGTGATATGGGGTTGGCCGAGCAATCAGAAAAAGCCGAAGAACGGCTGCAAAGTGTTCTGCAACAACTGCAGAACGGCATCATTGTGTTGAATAAAGCCACCGACAAAAGAGCCTGGGAAAAGCGTGGTTTATCCACCTACACCCTGAAAGACAATCGCCTGGTACAACGCTTTACTCTGGTCGACATCAACAATAACGAGGCTGACGCATGA
- a CDS encoding IS630 family transposase (programmed frameshift), with amino-acid sequence MKNTDFVALAKAETNARKRMRLLALAHFQEGHSRTDIARFLKVNRNSVNRWVANFLLHGLAGLDSVRPSGRPTHLTTEQLSQLSDYIDQQSRDTSGGRLQGLDIQAYIEKEFGVSYQIANIYRLVHQLGFSWITSRSRHPKRDELAQDLFKKFKLETILSIPGHVALSKVDVWFQDEARFGQQNTTTRLWAKRGSRPRAVQQQQFEYAYLFGAVCPATGATEALLSPVVNREMMKVHLALISARTEPGRHAVVIMDGAGWHTAECANAFSNLTMIKLPPYSPELNPIEQVWSWLRQHTLANRCFNDYNDIIDACTSAWQHFITDVDRVKSLCHRSWINLT; translated from the exons ATCAAGAATACCGACTTTGTGGCGCTGGCCAAGGCAGAAACCAATGCTCGTAAACGTATGCGACTACTCGCATTAGCGCATTTCCAAGAAGGTCATTCCCGAACTGATATCGCGCGATTTCTCAAAGTTAATCGTAATAGTGTTAATCGATGGGTAGCCAATTTTCTACTTCATGGCTTAGCGGGACTCGACAGTGTTCGCCCTTCGGGCCGTCCAACTCACCTTACAACTGAACAACTATCTCAACTGAGTGACTATATCGATCAACAAAGTCGAGATACCAGTGGTGGGCGGTTACAAGGACTTGATATTCAAGCCTATATTGAGAAAGAGTTTGGTGTGTCTTATCAGATAGCCAATATATATCGTCTGGTCCACCAGCTCGGGTTTTCTTGGATAACCAGCCGTTCACGCCATCCTAAGCGGGATGAGCTAGCACAAGATCTTTTT AAAAAGTTTAAACTAGAGACCATTCTTAGCATTCCCGGCCACGTTGCACTCAGCAAAGTCGATGTTTGGTTTCAAGATGAAGCTCGATTTGGGCAGCAAAATACGACCACGCGTTTATGGGCTAAACGTGGCAGTCGACCAAGGGCTGTTCAGCAGCAACAATTTGAGTATGCGTATCTTTTTGGTGCTGTGTGTCCAGCAACGGGAGCGACAGAGGCGTTACTGAGCCCCGTCGTTAATCGAGAGATGATGAAAGTACATTTAGCGCTGATATCAGCCCGTACCGAGCCCGGTCGACATGCCGTGGTCATCATGGATGGCGCGGGGTGGCACACTGCTGAGTGCGCCAATGCGTTTTCCAATCTCACTATGATTAAGTTGCCCCCTTACTCTCCCGAACTGAATCCTATCGAACAAGTATGGAGCTGGCTCCGGCAACATACACTGGCCAATCGTTGCTTTAATGATTACAACGACATTATTGATGCCTGCACATCAGCATGGCAGCACTTTATTACCGACGTAGATCGGGTGAAGTCGCTTTGTCATCGAAGCTGGATAAATCTGACTTAA
- a CDS encoding RNA recognition motif domain-containing protein, producing the protein MKLSHYPVYIQSAFYAVVLAVIGYFIISWAAPTLDPAICMAVGLLLGGFLVPLFTRPPVPAAIPTTTLYVGNLPYRANEASVRSLFEEFGQVLSVRLMKDKHTGKRRGFGFVEMPSDAAMAAQQALNDSEFQQRTLKVREANERKDDEEDAEQTS; encoded by the coding sequence ATGAAGTTATCCCATTATCCTGTTTATATTCAGTCTGCCTTTTATGCAGTTGTGCTGGCCGTGATTGGTTATTTTATTATTAGCTGGGCTGCGCCTACGCTTGATCCTGCTATCTGTATGGCTGTTGGTTTGCTGTTAGGGGGATTTTTAGTTCCGTTATTTACTCGTCCCCCGGTACCGGCGGCTATTCCTACTACTACCTTATATGTCGGTAATCTTCCTTACCGCGCCAACGAAGCTTCGGTAAGATCATTGTTTGAAGAATTTGGTCAGGTGTTATCAGTACGCTTGATGAAGGATAAGCACACCGGCAAACGCCGTGGCTTTGGTTTTGTGGAAATGCCCAGCGATGCAGCCATGGCAGCACAGCAGGCGTTGAACGATTCTGAGTTTCAACAACGCACCCTAAAAGTGCGCGAAGCAAATGAACGCAAAGATGATGAAGAAGATGCAGAGCAAACCTCTTAA
- the murI gene encoding glutamate racemase, which yields MANILIFDSGMGGLSVYRELSQTLKGHQYFYLFDNAYFPYGELSESQLVERVIKLFSAFVAQHPIDIVVIACNTASTHVLPALRQCLSIPVVGVVPAIKPAAEYSRQRQLAHPNQPAHIGLLATPGTVSRRYTAELVQSFAADLTVSMLGTTELVKMAEDKLAGLPVDLKRLQQILAPWLGEQAPDTLVLGCTHFPLLAFEISQCLPQTKLIDSGAAIARRVGSLLLQPAGANSNKPVQTEDKAGLLFCTEHTKKALQQARAFSKEGFGELNCFMP from the coding sequence TTGGCGAACATTCTTATCTTCGACTCCGGCATGGGCGGCTTGTCTGTGTATCGCGAACTTAGCCAAACCCTTAAAGGTCATCAGTACTTCTATCTGTTCGATAACGCCTACTTTCCCTACGGTGAGCTGAGTGAGTCGCAGTTAGTCGAACGAGTGATAAAATTGTTTAGCGCCTTCGTCGCACAGCATCCGATAGATATAGTTGTGATCGCCTGTAACACCGCCAGTACGCATGTGCTTCCCGCCTTGCGCCAGTGCTTATCCATTCCTGTGGTGGGTGTGGTACCCGCCATTAAGCCTGCTGCTGAATATAGTCGCCAGCGCCAACTTGCTCATCCAAACCAGCCTGCTCATATTGGTTTGTTGGCTACACCTGGCACAGTATCTCGCCGCTACACGGCCGAACTCGTGCAAAGCTTCGCCGCAGACTTAACGGTCTCTATGCTGGGTACCACTGAGTTGGTGAAGATGGCGGAAGATAAATTAGCTGGGCTGCCGGTGGATTTAAAACGGCTACAGCAAATATTGGCGCCTTGGTTGGGTGAGCAAGCACCGGACACCTTAGTGCTGGGCTGTACACACTTCCCATTGTTAGCTTTTGAAATCAGCCAATGCTTGCCACAGACTAAATTGATTGACTCAGGAGCAGCCATCGCTCGGCGAGTGGGGAGTTTGCTATTGCAGCCAGCAGGAGCGAATAGTAACAAGCCAGTGCAGACAGAAGATAAAGCAGGGCTATTGTTTTGTACTGAGCACACAAAAAAAGCCCTGCAACAAGCGAGGGCTTTTAGTAAAGAAGGCTTTGGCGAACTTAACTGCTTTATGCCTTAA